A region of Haloplanus sp. XH21 DNA encodes the following proteins:
- the pheA gene encoding prephenate dehydratase codes for MEAITLGPSGTYSHRAARAVADEVTFSESVTAIVEAVAAGDYRRGVVPIENSIEGSVTETLDALSNYDVAVVEEVVTPIRHALIAQSPSFDVVASHSQALAQCRGFLEAEYPDVELEAVASTARGVEHAREDSSVAAIAHPDNAGDDLEVIAEDIQDRSSNATRFFVIAPADERSDAGGKSTIIVNPNANYPGLLLELLEAFADRDINLSRVESRPTGDRLGDYLFHIDFEAGLYERPASDAVEEVESIAADGWVRRLGSYDTRHVV; via the coding sequence ATGGAAGCCATCACGCTCGGCCCGTCGGGCACCTACTCGCATCGCGCCGCGCGAGCGGTTGCGGACGAGGTGACGTTCAGCGAGTCGGTCACCGCCATCGTCGAGGCCGTCGCGGCCGGCGACTACCGCCGTGGTGTCGTCCCCATCGAGAACAGCATCGAGGGGAGCGTCACCGAGACGCTGGACGCCCTCTCCAACTACGACGTGGCCGTCGTCGAGGAGGTGGTGACGCCCATTCGGCACGCCCTCATCGCGCAGTCGCCGTCGTTCGACGTGGTCGCGAGTCACTCGCAGGCGCTGGCGCAGTGTCGGGGCTTCCTCGAAGCCGAATATCCGGACGTGGAACTCGAAGCCGTCGCGAGCACCGCCCGTGGCGTCGAGCACGCCCGCGAGGACAGCAGCGTCGCCGCCATCGCCCACCCGGACAACGCCGGCGACGACCTGGAGGTCATCGCGGAGGACATCCAGGACCGAAGCTCCAACGCCACCCGGTTTTTCGTCATCGCGCCCGCAGACGAGCGCTCCGACGCCGGCGGCAAGTCGACGATAATCGTCAACCCGAACGCCAACTATCCGGGCCTCCTGCTGGAACTGCTGGAGGCGTTCGCCGACCGCGACATCAACCTCTCACGCGTGGAGTCGCGACCGACCGGCGACCGCCTCGGCGATTACCTCTTCCACATCGACTTCGAGGCGGGCCTGTACGAACGCCCCGCCAGCGACGCCGTCGAAGAGGTGGAATCCATCGCGGCCGACGGCTGGGTCCGACGGCTTGGCTCCTACGACACGAGACACGTGGTCTGA
- the hsp14 gene encoding archaeal heat shock protein Hsp14, with translation MQPINYVSEFDDLFERMSRNFGGHSHADADFPVDVLRRDDELVVTADIPGFDSPSVDVSVDDDLLTIRADSETETATDDGAYVRRERRHQSVRRTIRLPATVDEDGASATYRNGVLTVTLPVETETDAVQHIDVE, from the coding sequence ATGCAACCAATCAACTACGTCAGCGAATTCGACGACCTGTTCGAGCGCATGAGCCGGAACTTCGGCGGTCACAGCCACGCCGACGCCGACTTCCCCGTCGACGTGCTCCGTCGCGACGACGAACTCGTCGTGACGGCGGATATCCCCGGATTCGACTCGCCGTCGGTCGACGTCTCCGTCGACGACGACCTGCTGACGATCCGGGCCGACAGCGAGACGGAGACGGCCACGGACGATGGGGCGTACGTCCGACGCGAGCGCCGACACCAGTCGGTGCGACGGACCATCCGCCTCCCGGCGACCGTCGACGAGGACGGCGCATCCGCGACGTACCGGAACGGCGTCCTGACGGTGACGCTGCCCGTCGAGACGGAGACGGACGCAGTGCAACACATCGACGTCGAGTGA
- the leuS gene encoding leucine--tRNA ligase yields MEYDPQDVEERWRERWAETGRYEADPEEVEDPDDATFITVPYPYPSGGMHIGHARTYTVPDVYARYRRQQGDNVLFPIAWHVTGTPIIGAVERLKKGEEEQLSVLRDTYDVPEETLQDLETPMGYARYFIEEHYKKGMKSLGLSVDWRREFTTNDDRYSKFITWQYETLKDRGRLEKGLHPVKYCTNEEQPVTTHDLLEGEDAEYQEYTLVRFGLDDAVVPMATLRPETVRGVTNAYVNPDGAYVRATVDGETWLVSEAATAKLRLQAHDVTVEETFAGTELVGTSVTNPVTGDEVPILPATFVDPDNATGVVMSVPAHSPDDYLALQEAKADDERMARYGVDPAVVDDIEPIPILDVEGYGDVPARHAVEEAGIESSGDPALEAVTQELYNREFHAGRLHDDYGEFAGAVIEDIREQYRDAGVDAGQFDTMYEFSEEVVCRCGGDVEVAEQDTWFLSYNDEDWKERTRQVVENMECIPANTRDEYHHTIGWLNEWPCIRNYGLGTRLPWDDDFVIEPLSDSTIYMAYYTLAPRLREIPVEDLDRDFFDALFYGADAVDDPDPRALDLREEWQYWYPVDYRFSANDLISNHLTFYLFHHAELFDEANWPEGIVIMGMGLLEGEKMSSSKGHVVLPGEAIENYGADTVRFFLLNSAEPWQDYDWRAGQVESVRNQLDRFWNRAQELIPEDSTSTFDDDPADQDLQHIDRWLLSKLQRTVREVTGAMDNSETRAASQTAFYDFEESLRWYRRRTDRDRPGAQWTLRHALETRLRLLAPFVPFLANELHEQLTGTAAEDADWPEADPDRIDPPTEVQERQIERLTEDINDIIDVMGTDPDTIHVYAAADWKRKVFDAVAGAGPDIGAVMSEAMSDPDLRERGDAVNDLAGELVELTRDRDDTTVDVMRELDEQAVYEAAIPFLEREFDAAVAVYAEDENPPDPGDRASDAVPFRPAIYLE; encoded by the coding sequence ATGGAATACGACCCGCAGGACGTGGAGGAGCGCTGGCGGGAGCGCTGGGCCGAGACGGGGCGCTACGAGGCCGATCCCGAGGAGGTTGAGGACCCCGACGACGCGACCTTCATCACGGTCCCCTACCCCTACCCCAGCGGCGGCATGCATATCGGGCACGCCCGGACGTACACCGTGCCGGACGTCTACGCCCGCTACCGCCGCCAGCAGGGCGACAACGTGCTCTTTCCCATCGCGTGGCACGTCACCGGCACGCCGATCATCGGCGCCGTCGAACGCCTGAAGAAAGGCGAAGAGGAACAGCTGTCGGTGCTCCGAGACACCTACGACGTGCCGGAGGAGACCCTCCAGGATCTGGAGACGCCGATGGGCTACGCCCGCTACTTCATCGAGGAACATTACAAGAAGGGGATGAAGTCCCTTGGGCTGTCGGTCGACTGGCGCCGCGAGTTCACCACCAACGACGACCGCTACTCCAAGTTCATCACCTGGCAGTACGAGACGCTGAAAGACCGGGGGCGCCTGGAGAAGGGCCTCCACCCCGTGAAATACTGCACGAACGAGGAACAGCCGGTCACGACCCACGACCTGCTGGAGGGGGAGGACGCCGAATACCAGGAGTACACCCTGGTCCGGTTCGGCCTCGACGACGCGGTGGTGCCGATGGCGACGCTCCGCCCCGAAACGGTGCGGGGCGTAACCAACGCCTACGTCAACCCCGACGGGGCGTACGTCCGGGCGACCGTCGACGGTGAGACGTGGCTGGTCTCGGAAGCGGCGACGGCGAAACTCCGCCTGCAGGCCCACGACGTGACCGTCGAAGAGACGTTCGCGGGCACCGAACTGGTCGGTACGTCGGTCACCAACCCCGTCACCGGCGACGAGGTGCCCATCCTGCCGGCGACGTTCGTCGATCCGGACAACGCGACCGGCGTGGTCATGTCGGTGCCCGCCCACTCCCCCGACGACTACCTCGCCTTGCAGGAGGCGAAAGCCGACGACGAGCGCATGGCGCGCTACGGCGTCGATCCGGCGGTCGTCGACGACATCGAACCCATCCCCATCCTCGATGTCGAGGGCTACGGCGACGTGCCCGCCCGCCACGCCGTCGAGGAGGCGGGCATCGAGTCGTCGGGTGACCCCGCGCTGGAGGCCGTGACCCAGGAACTGTACAACCGCGAGTTCCACGCGGGCCGCCTCCACGACGACTACGGCGAGTTCGCAGGCGCGGTCATCGAGGACATCCGCGAGCAGTACCGCGACGCCGGCGTCGACGCCGGCCAGTTCGACACCATGTACGAGTTCTCGGAGGAGGTCGTCTGCCGGTGTGGCGGCGACGTCGAGGTGGCCGAACAGGACACCTGGTTCCTCAGCTACAACGACGAGGACTGGAAGGAGCGGACGCGGCAGGTCGTCGAGAACATGGAGTGCATCCCGGCGAACACCCGCGACGAGTACCACCACACCATCGGGTGGCTCAACGAGTGGCCGTGCATCCGCAACTACGGCCTCGGGACGCGCCTGCCCTGGGACGACGACTTCGTCATCGAACCCCTCTCGGACTCGACCATCTACATGGCGTACTACACCCTCGCGCCGCGCCTGCGCGAGATCCCCGTCGAGGACCTCGACCGCGACTTCTTCGACGCGCTCTTCTACGGCGCCGACGCGGTGGACGACCCCGATCCGCGCGCGCTCGACCTGCGCGAGGAGTGGCAGTACTGGTACCCCGTCGACTACCGCTTCTCCGCGAACGACCTCATCTCGAACCACCTCACGTTCTACCTGTTCCACCACGCGGAACTGTTCGACGAGGCCAACTGGCCTGAAGGCATCGTCATCATGGGCATGGGTCTGCTGGAGGGCGAGAAGATGTCGTCCTCGAAGGGCCACGTCGTCCTGCCGGGCGAAGCCATCGAGAACTACGGCGCCGACACCGTCCGCTTTTTCCTGCTCAACTCCGCGGAGCCGTGGCAGGACTACGACTGGCGCGCAGGCCAGGTCGAGAGCGTCCGCAACCAGCTCGATCGCTTCTGGAACCGAGCCCAGGAACTCATCCCCGAGGACTCGACCTCGACGTTCGACGACGACCCGGCCGACCAGGATCTGCAGCATATCGACCGGTGGCTCCTGTCGAAACTCCAGCGCACCGTCCGCGAAGTGACGGGGGCGATGGACAACTCGGAGACGCGGGCGGCGAGTCAGACCGCCTTCTACGACTTCGAGGAGTCGCTTCGGTGGTACCGCCGACGGACGGACCGCGACCGTCCGGGCGCCCAATGGACGCTCCGCCACGCCCTGGAGACGCGACTGCGGCTTCTCGCGCCGTTCGTCCCCTTCCTCGCGAACGAACTCCACGAGCAACTGACGGGGACGGCGGCCGAGGACGCCGACTGGCCCGAGGCCGACCCCGACCGCATCGACCCGCCCACCGAGGTCCAGGAGAGGCAGATCGAGCGGCTCACGGAGGACATCAACGACATCATCGACGTGATGGGAACCGATCCCGACACCATCCACGTGTACGCGGCCGCCGACTGGAAGCGGAAGGTGTTCGACGCCGTGGCCGGCGCCGGCCCCGACATCGGCGCCGTGATGAGCGAGGCGATGTCGGACCCGGACCTCCGGGAGCGGGGCGACGCGGTGAACGACCTCGCGGGCGAACTCGTCGAACTCACGCGGGACCGCGACGACACGACGGTCGACGTGATGCGCGAACTGGACGAACAGGCGGTGTACGAAGCCGCGATCCCCTTCCTCGAACGCGAGTTCGACGCGGCGGTCGCCGTCTACGCCGAGGACGAGAACCCGCCGGATCCGGGTGACCGCGCCAGCGACGCCGTACCGTTCCGCCCGGCAATCTATCTCGAGTAG
- the thsB gene encoding thermosome subunit beta, with amino-acid sequence MIIMGEDAQRVKDKDAQEYNISAARAVAESVRSTLGPKGMDKMLVDSMGSVTITNDGVTILQEMDIDNPTAEMIVEVAETQEDEAGDGTTTAVSIAGDLLGNAEDLLDQDIHPTAIIKGFHMASEFARDEIDDIAESVDPSDEQLLRRVAETSMTGKSSDLDKELLAQLVVDAVQAVTVETEDGSHVVDLEFVEIETQTGRSASESELLNGAVIDKDPVNDDMPVEFDSADVLLLNEPIEVEETDADAQVSIDDPEQLQQFLDSEEQQLREKVDQIVATGADVVFCQKGIDDLAQYLLAQEGILAVRRTKKSDMGFLQEILGASIVSDLDSATGADLGNGTISRDADAGLFYVEGENVHGVTLLLRGSTEHVVEELERGIQDALDVVSATTADGRVLAGGGAVEVELASRLRDYADSVSGREQLAVEAFADAVETVPRVLASNAGLDSIDTLVDLRAAHEAGDARAGLNVFTGDVVDTYEAGVVEPAHAKEQALTSATEAANLVLKIDDIIAAGDLSTSGDEDEGGPGGAGGMGGMGGMGGAM; translated from the coding sequence ATGATCATTATGGGCGAGGACGCCCAGCGCGTCAAGGACAAGGACGCTCAGGAGTACAACATCTCGGCGGCCCGTGCAGTCGCGGAGTCGGTACGGTCGACGCTCGGCCCGAAGGGGATGGACAAGATGCTCGTCGACTCGATGGGCAGCGTCACCATCACCAACGACGGCGTGACCATCCTCCAGGAGATGGACATCGACAACCCGACGGCCGAGATGATCGTCGAAGTCGCCGAGACTCAGGAGGACGAGGCCGGCGACGGGACGACGACGGCCGTCTCCATCGCCGGGGACCTCCTCGGCAACGCCGAGGATCTCCTCGATCAGGACATCCACCCGACGGCGATCATCAAGGGCTTCCACATGGCCTCCGAGTTCGCCCGCGACGAGATCGACGACATCGCGGAGTCCGTCGACCCCAGCGACGAGCAGCTCCTCCGACGCGTCGCCGAAACCTCGATGACGGGCAAGAGCTCCGACCTCGATAAGGAACTCCTCGCACAGCTCGTCGTCGACGCGGTCCAGGCGGTCACCGTCGAGACCGAGGACGGCTCCCACGTCGTCGACCTCGAATTCGTCGAGATCGAGACGCAGACGGGTCGCTCGGCGTCCGAGTCGGAACTCCTCAACGGCGCAGTCATCGACAAAGACCCCGTCAACGACGACATGCCCGTCGAGTTCGACTCGGCGGACGTACTCCTCCTCAACGAGCCCATCGAGGTCGAAGAGACCGACGCCGACGCGCAGGTCAGCATCGACGACCCCGAACAGCTCCAGCAGTTCCTCGATAGCGAAGAGCAACAGCTCCGGGAGAAGGTCGACCAGATCGTCGCCACCGGCGCCGACGTGGTGTTCTGTCAGAAGGGCATCGACGACCTCGCACAGTACCTGCTCGCGCAGGAGGGCATCCTCGCGGTCCGCCGGACGAAGAAGTCCGACATGGGCTTCCTGCAGGAGATTCTCGGCGCCAGCATCGTCTCCGACCTCGACAGCGCCACCGGCGCCGACCTCGGCAACGGCACCATCAGCCGCGACGCCGACGCCGGCCTGTTCTACGTCGAGGGCGAGAACGTTCACGGCGTGACCCTCCTGCTCCGCGGCTCGACCGAGCACGTCGTCGAAGAGCTCGAACGCGGCATTCAGGACGCCCTCGACGTGGTTTCGGCGACCACCGCCGACGGTCGCGTCCTCGCCGGCGGCGGTGCCGTCGAAGTCGAACTCGCGAGCCGTCTGCGTGACTACGCCGACAGCGTCAGCGGCCGCGAGCAGCTCGCCGTCGAGGCCTTCGCCGACGCCGTCGAGACCGTTCCGCGCGTGCTCGCGAGCAACGCCGGTCTCGACAGTATCGACACGCTCGTCGACCTGCGCGCCGCCCACGAGGCGGGCGACGCACGCGCCGGCCTCAACGTCTTCACCGGCGACGTGGTCGACACCTACGAGGCTGGCGTCGTCGAACCCGCCCACGCCAAGGAGCAGGCGCTTACGTCGGCCACCGAGGCCGCGAACCTGGTCCTGAAAATCGACGACATCATCGCGGCCGGCGACCTCTCGACCTCCGGCGACGAGGACGAGGGCGGCCCCGGCGGCGCTGGCGGCATGGGCGGCATGGGTGGCATGGGCGGCGCGATGTGA
- a CDS encoding DUF7383 domain-containing protein, giving the protein MRANYATMYVGTQLAPATRELDLDWATNVGDATDPQEFDVPTDDATDGYVGIQAFDVGEYGHDVLINGDPMSGFDIPPNEGWQYWVDTFGDAVSLTAGTNDLVITRDTDTDDAFAIGTVTVHWKEPPDSRD; this is encoded by the coding sequence GTGCGCGCGAACTACGCGACGATGTACGTCGGTACGCAACTCGCGCCAGCGACGCGAGAACTCGACCTGGACTGGGCGACCAACGTCGGCGATGCGACCGACCCCCAGGAGTTCGACGTTCCGACCGACGACGCCACCGACGGCTACGTCGGCATCCAGGCGTTCGATGTCGGCGAGTACGGACACGACGTTCTGATCAACGGCGACCCGATGAGCGGGTTCGATATCCCTCCCAACGAGGGCTGGCAGTACTGGGTCGATACGTTCGGCGACGCCGTCTCTCTCACCGCCGGGACCAACGATCTGGTGATCACTCGCGACACCGACACCGACGACGCCTTCGCCATCGGAACGGTCACGGTCCACTGGAAGGAACCGCCCGATTCCCGGGACTGA
- a CDS encoding Rid family detoxifying hydrolase, translating to MKRTISTDDAPAAVGAYSQATTNGSLLFTAGQLPLTPDGELLDDESVATQTEQSLDNVMAILADEGADASDLLKVTIFLDDIDDFDEMNETYATYFDAEPPARSAVEVGNVPKGAALEIEAIADVE from the coding sequence GTGAAACGAACCATCAGCACCGACGACGCCCCCGCCGCGGTGGGCGCGTACAGTCAGGCGACGACGAACGGATCGCTGCTGTTCACGGCCGGGCAACTGCCGCTGACCCCGGACGGCGAACTCCTCGACGACGAGAGCGTCGCGACGCAGACCGAGCAGTCGCTGGACAACGTCATGGCCATCCTCGCCGACGAGGGGGCCGACGCGAGCGACCTGCTGAAAGTGACCATCTTTCTCGACGACATCGACGACTTCGACGAGATGAACGAGACGTACGCGACGTATTTCGACGCGGAGCCACCGGCCCGTAGCGCCGTCGAAGTCGGTAACGTCCCCAAGGGCGCGGCCCTGGAAATCGAAGCCATCGCCGACGTGGAGTGA
- the ilvA gene encoding threonine ammonia-lyase: MISLEDVLDARDRVEGVARHTPLEYSHAFSEMTGADVHLKLENFQRTGAFKIRGAMNRIETLSDAQQAAGVVTASAGNHAQGVALAATRAGVDAKIVMPEHAPVSKVKATERYGAEVVLHGTDYSEAQSEAHRIEREEGRTYVHAFDDEMVMAGQGTIGLEIVEDCPELDTVIVPIGGGGLISGIATAVKAHDPDVRVIGVQAEGASSAAESLQKGEIYERDSVDTIADGIATRRIGDRTFEVIQERVDEVVTVDDEDIAIALTYLLERHKALAEGAGAISIAALLSGAIEFDEGEVIVPAVCGGNIDLNVLTTVVMRGLVATGRYLRFRTILKDQPGALVELGTIIAEHRANITAFHHDRTSRDVAMNDARVELEVETRGPDHIDELLSALRSRGYDVEIVNGYQMSV; this comes from the coding sequence ATGATCTCACTCGAGGACGTGCTCGACGCCCGAGACCGGGTCGAGGGCGTGGCGCGTCACACGCCGCTTGAGTACTCACACGCCTTCTCGGAGATGACGGGCGCCGACGTGCATCTCAAACTGGAGAACTTCCAGCGCACGGGCGCGTTCAAGATCCGGGGCGCAATGAACCGTATCGAAACGCTGTCGGACGCCCAGCAGGCGGCGGGCGTCGTCACGGCGAGCGCCGGCAACCACGCCCAGGGCGTCGCGCTGGCGGCGACCCGCGCGGGGGTCGACGCGAAGATCGTCATGCCGGAGCACGCCCCCGTTTCGAAGGTGAAAGCGACCGAGCGCTACGGCGCCGAAGTCGTCCTCCACGGCACGGACTACAGCGAGGCCCAGTCGGAGGCCCACCGGATCGAACGCGAGGAGGGCCGGACCTACGTCCACGCCTTCGACGACGAGATGGTGATGGCCGGCCAGGGCACCATCGGCCTCGAAATCGTCGAGGACTGCCCGGAACTCGACACCGTCATCGTCCCCATCGGTGGCGGCGGTCTCATCTCCGGTATCGCGACGGCGGTCAAGGCCCACGACCCCGACGTTCGCGTCATCGGCGTGCAGGCCGAAGGCGCCTCCAGCGCCGCGGAGTCGCTGCAGAAAGGCGAAATCTACGAGCGCGACAGCGTCGACACCATCGCCGACGGCATCGCCACCCGCCGCATCGGTGACCGGACGTTCGAGGTCATCCAGGAACGCGTCGACGAGGTGGTGACCGTCGACGACGAGGACATCGCCATCGCGCTCACTTATCTGCTCGAACGGCACAAGGCGCTCGCGGAGGGCGCGGGGGCCATCTCGATTGCGGCGCTCCTGTCCGGCGCCATCGAGTTCGACGAGGGGGAAGTGATCGTCCCCGCGGTCTGTGGCGGCAACATCGACCTCAACGTCCTCACGACGGTCGTAATGCGTGGCCTGGTCGCGACGGGTCGGTATCTCCGCTTCCGCACCATCCTGAAAGACCAGCCCGGCGCCCTGGTCGAGCTGGGCACCATCATCGCCGAACACCGCGCGAACATCACCGCCTTCCACCACGACCGTACATCGCGGGACGTGGCGATGAACGACGCGCGCGTCGAACTCGAAGTGGAGACTCGTGGCCCGGACCACATCGACGAACTCCTCTCGGCGCTCCGGAGCCGCGGCTACGATGTCGAAATCGTCAACGGGTACCAGATGTCGGTCTGA
- a CDS encoding gamma-glutamylcyclotransferase family protein, with the protein MDVFAYGTLTQPDRVASVVDSFVFVGAAVLEGCHPVDGRYPTLAPGGETAGRLLRTDDIDALDAYEGIGQGLYVRVSAPRTDGGTAVVYVGDPAALDGVAHRSEHARDDDGDVSARSLTNQAAVEWPGEGTFAERVEQYFDSSVVVRPLPA; encoded by the coding sequence ATGGACGTGTTCGCGTACGGGACGCTCACCCAACCCGACCGGGTCGCGTCGGTGGTGGATTCGTTCGTCTTCGTCGGCGCCGCGGTTCTGGAGGGCTGTCACCCGGTCGACGGCCGGTATCCTACGCTCGCGCCCGGCGGCGAGACGGCGGGGCGTCTCCTCCGAACGGACGACATCGACGCCCTCGACGCCTACGAGGGAATCGGCCAGGGGCTCTACGTCCGCGTTTCGGCGCCGCGCACCGACGGCGGCACGGCCGTCGTCTACGTCGGCGACCCGGCCGCGCTGGATGGGGTGGCACACCGCTCCGAACACGCCCGGGACGACGACGGCGACGTCTCGGCCCGGTCGCTGACGAACCAGGCAGCCGTCGAGTGGCCCGGTGAAGGCACATTCGCGGAGCGCGTCGAGCAGTATTTCGACTCCAGCGTCGTCGTCCGGCCCCTCCCGGCGTGA
- the citZ gene encoding citrate synthase translates to MSDEVKRGLEGVVVFESRLSYIDGDAGELGYRGYAIEDFAHEASYEEVLSLLWNGEWPSRDEADAFAARLADERDLEPAVYDLIEELADRGEDPMAMLRTVTSSLSAYDPDTDADPDDEDANLAKGCRITAKLPTIVAAFARLREGDDPVDPRPDLGHAENFLYMLNGEEPDDVAAETFDTALVLHADHGLNASTFSAMVTTSTLSDLHSGVTSAIGTLAGDLHGGANQNVMGMLQEIDDSEKGPREWVDDAVNDGKRVPGFGHRVYDVRDPRAAILEAYSKRLGETTGDPKWYDYSVEIEGYMAEKAGLAPNVDFYSASMYYQMGIPMDLYTPIFAVSRVGGWIAHMLEQYADNRLIRPRARYVGEQGREFVPLDER, encoded by the coding sequence ATGTCTGATGAGGTCAAGCGGGGACTGGAGGGTGTGGTGGTCTTCGAGTCTCGGCTGAGCTACATCGACGGCGACGCCGGCGAGTTGGGCTACCGCGGGTACGCCATCGAGGATTTCGCACACGAGGCGAGTTACGAGGAGGTGCTGTCGCTGCTCTGGAACGGCGAGTGGCCGTCCCGGGACGAGGCGGACGCCTTCGCCGCCCGCCTCGCCGACGAGCGAGACCTCGAGCCCGCCGTCTACGACCTCATCGAAGAACTCGCGGACCGCGGCGAAGACCCGATGGCGATGCTGCGGACGGTGACCTCCTCGCTGTCGGCCTACGATCCCGACACCGACGCCGACCCCGACGACGAGGACGCCAACCTCGCGAAGGGCTGTCGCATCACCGCGAAACTCCCGACCATCGTGGCGGCGTTCGCCCGCCTGCGCGAGGGCGACGACCCCGTCGACCCTCGGCCCGATCTGGGTCACGCCGAGAACTTCCTCTACATGCTGAACGGCGAGGAGCCGGACGATGTCGCGGCCGAGACGTTCGATACCGCGCTGGTGTTGCACGCCGATCACGGGCTGAACGCCTCGACGTTCTCCGCGATGGTCACCACCTCGACGCTCTCGGATCTGCACAGCGGCGTCACGAGCGCCATCGGCACGCTCGCGGGCGACCTCCACGGCGGCGCCAACCAGAACGTCATGGGGATGCTGCAGGAGATCGACGACAGCGAGAAAGGCCCCCGCGAGTGGGTCGACGACGCGGTCAATGACGGCAAGCGCGTCCCCGGGTTCGGCCACCGCGTCTACGATGTCCGTGACCCTCGGGCCGCCATCCTCGAGGCCTACTCCAAGCGACTCGGCGAGACCACCGGCGATCCCAAGTGGTACGACTACTCCGTCGAAATCGAGGGGTATATGGCCGAAAAGGCCGGCCTCGCACCCAACGTCGACTTCTACTCCGCGTCCATGTACTACCAGATGGGGATCCCGATGGATCTCTATACGCCCATCTTCGCGGTGTCCCGGGTCGGTGGCTGGATCGCGCACATGCTCGAACAGTACGCGGACAACCGTCTCATCCGGCCGCGTGCGCGCTACGTCGGCGAACAGGGGCGCGAGTTCGTCCCCCTCGACGAGCGATAG